Proteins encoded within one genomic window of Chitinophaga parva:
- a CDS encoding vitamin B12-dependent ribonucleotide reductase, with amino-acid sequence MGSKSNTKAGSGLTFSRHFTNDRQGPFDQFEYELRTSVIRNPSGDTVFEMNNVEVPKGWSQIATDILAQKYFRRAGVPQPDGSLGRETSVKQVVHRMANCWKVWGERYHYFASATDAQVFYDELVYCMLNQACVPNSPQWFNTGLHESYGITGQPQGHYYVDQNTGKLEKSTSAYERPQPHACFILSVKDDLVNEGGIMDLWTREARIFKYGSGVGTNFSQIRGEGEKLAGGGTSSGLMSFLKIGDRAAGAIKSGGTTRRAAKMVCLDLDHPEILDFINWKVEEEKKVGALIAAGYSSDYEGEAYRTVSGQNSNNSVRIPNSFFRKLEAGDDWELKARTTGKTMKTVKAADMWNQIAYAAWRCADPGTQYDTTINEWHTCPEGGPIRASNPCSEYMFLDNTACNLASVNLRRFYEENNNTFDVGGFEYTVRLWTVVLEISVLMAQFPSPEVAQLSYDYRTLGLGYANLGSMLMVSGIPYDSEAARGIAGAITAIMTGVAYKTSAEMAAHLGAFPEYEANKAHMLRVMRNHRAAAYDAADAYEGLEIKPLGINARYCPDYLLKAATKAWDEAVKQGELHGYRNAQTTVIAPTGTIGLVMDCDTTGVEPDFALVKFKKLSGGGYFKIINQSIPTALNNLGYRPHEIRAIVDYAKGTGNFAGAPYINHQTLSEKGFLGEELKKLDAAAVSTFDISFIFNVYTLGEECLQRLGFTPEQYFNMDFSLLEALGFTEEQVEAANAFVCGTMTVEGAPFLREEHLPVFDCANKCGKIGQRYIHAHGHIRMMAAAQPFISGAISKTINLPHEATIEEIADSYMLSWQLGLKACALYRDGSKMSQPLSNKSDKKKKADAAATEEAPAAAVALHDLTIDDLLGEVQKRLMASEDTTLKRQLSRIVERKSLPAKRRGFTQKAKVGGQAIFLRTGEYNDGTLGEIFIDLAKEGSTLRSLMNCFAIAVSVGLQYGVPLEEFVDKFVFTRFEPAGMVDHPNIRSATSLIDYIFRVLGYEYLDRQDLVHVLPEVEDEVDPELSNVRVTMVNLATGAITPGGAPAGINTASGPQATPHTGTHAHNAAQPALKTTTSHGHTHTETHTQDYLRSMQSDAPACNTCGHITVRSGTCYKCLNCGNSMGCS; translated from the coding sequence ATGGGCAGTAAAAGCAATACCAAAGCCGGTTCCGGGCTTACCTTTTCCCGGCACTTTACCAATGACCGTCAAGGTCCGTTTGACCAATTCGAGTACGAGCTACGCACCTCGGTGATCCGCAATCCCAGCGGCGACACCGTTTTTGAAATGAACAATGTGGAAGTGCCCAAAGGATGGTCGCAGATCGCGACGGACATCCTGGCCCAGAAATATTTCCGCCGCGCAGGCGTGCCCCAGCCGGATGGTAGCCTGGGCCGTGAAACCTCGGTAAAACAGGTGGTACACCGCATGGCCAACTGCTGGAAGGTCTGGGGCGAACGCTACCATTACTTTGCTTCCGCCACCGATGCCCAGGTGTTTTACGACGAGCTGGTGTACTGCATGCTGAACCAGGCCTGCGTGCCCAACTCACCGCAGTGGTTCAATACCGGCCTGCATGAAAGCTACGGCATCACCGGCCAGCCGCAGGGCCATTATTATGTAGACCAAAACACCGGCAAGCTGGAAAAATCTACCTCTGCCTACGAACGTCCCCAGCCCCATGCCTGCTTCATCCTCAGCGTAAAGGATGACCTGGTGAACGAAGGCGGTATCATGGACCTCTGGACCCGCGAAGCCCGCATCTTTAAATACGGCTCCGGCGTGGGTACTAACTTCTCCCAGATCCGGGGCGAAGGGGAGAAACTGGCCGGGGGCGGCACTTCCAGCGGGTTAATGAGCTTCCTGAAAATAGGCGACCGCGCCGCAGGCGCCATTAAATCCGGTGGCACTACCCGCCGCGCCGCCAAGATGGTGTGCCTGGACCTGGACCACCCGGAGATCCTGGACTTCATTAACTGGAAAGTAGAAGAAGAAAAAAAAGTAGGCGCCCTTATTGCCGCCGGTTATTCTTCTGATTATGAAGGAGAAGCCTACCGCACCGTATCCGGTCAGAACTCCAATAACTCTGTACGCATTCCCAACAGCTTTTTCCGTAAACTGGAAGCGGGAGACGACTGGGAGCTGAAAGCCCGTACCACCGGCAAAACCATGAAAACAGTGAAGGCGGCGGACATGTGGAACCAGATTGCTTACGCCGCCTGGCGCTGCGCCGATCCGGGTACCCAGTACGATACCACCATCAATGAGTGGCATACCTGCCCGGAAGGAGGGCCCATCCGCGCCTCCAACCCCTGTTCTGAATACATGTTCCTCGACAACACCGCATGCAACCTGGCCTCTGTGAACCTGCGCCGCTTTTACGAGGAAAACAACAACACTTTTGATGTAGGTGGCTTTGAATACACGGTGCGCCTGTGGACCGTAGTGCTGGAAATATCCGTGCTCATGGCCCAGTTTCCCTCGCCGGAAGTAGCCCAGCTGAGCTACGATTACCGCACCCTGGGCCTCGGCTATGCAAACCTGGGCTCCATGCTCATGGTAAGCGGCATCCCGTACGACAGTGAGGCTGCCCGCGGCATAGCCGGCGCCATCACCGCCATCATGACCGGCGTTGCTTACAAAACCTCCGCGGAAATGGCCGCCCACCTGGGCGCTTTCCCGGAATACGAGGCCAACAAAGCCCACATGCTCCGCGTGATGCGCAACCACCGCGCCGCTGCCTATGATGCTGCAGATGCCTATGAAGGCCTGGAGATAAAACCCCTCGGCATCAATGCCCGCTACTGCCCCGATTACCTGCTGAAAGCCGCCACCAAGGCCTGGGACGAGGCCGTGAAGCAAGGAGAACTGCATGGATACCGCAATGCACAAACCACGGTGATTGCACCCACCGGCACCATAGGCCTGGTGATGGATTGTGATACCACTGGCGTAGAGCCGGACTTTGCCCTGGTGAAGTTCAAAAAACTGAGCGGTGGTGGCTATTTTAAGATCATTAACCAAAGCATTCCCACGGCGCTGAACAACCTGGGTTACCGCCCGCATGAGATCCGCGCCATCGTGGATTATGCAAAGGGTACGGGCAATTTTGCCGGCGCGCCTTACATTAACCACCAGACCCTGAGTGAAAAAGGGTTCCTGGGTGAGGAGCTGAAGAAACTGGATGCCGCAGCCGTATCCACGTTTGATATTTCTTTCATCTTCAACGTGTACACCCTGGGTGAAGAATGCCTGCAGCGGCTGGGCTTTACACCGGAACAGTACTTTAATATGGATTTCAGCCTGCTGGAAGCACTGGGCTTTACGGAAGAACAGGTAGAAGCGGCCAACGCTTTTGTATGCGGCACCATGACCGTGGAAGGCGCGCCCTTCCTGCGCGAAGAGCACCTGCCGGTGTTTGACTGCGCTAATAAATGCGGGAAGATAGGCCAGCGTTACATCCACGCCCATGGCCACATCCGCATGATGGCGGCCGCCCAGCCCTTTATTTCCGGGGCTATCTCCAAGACCATCAACCTGCCTCACGAGGCCACCATTGAAGAAATTGCTGATTCCTATATGCTTAGCTGGCAGCTGGGCCTCAAAGCCTGCGCCCTTTACCGCGATGGGTCCAAAATGAGCCAGCCCCTGAGCAATAAGTCTGACAAAAAGAAAAAGGCAGATGCAGCAGCCACCGAAGAGGCCCCTGCGGCAGCCGTAGCCCTGCACGATCTCACCATTGATGACCTGCTGGGCGAAGTGCAAAAACGCCTCATGGCCAGCGAGGACACTACACTGAAACGCCAGTTATCCCGCATCGTGGAGCGCAAATCGCTCCCGGCCAAGCGCCGCGGCTTTACCCAGAAAGCCAAAGTGGGCGGGCAGGCCATCTTCCTGCGCACCGGGGAGTATAATGATGGCACCCTGGGCGAGATCTTCATAGACCTGGCCAAGGAAGGCTCTACCCTGCGCAGCCTCATGAACTGCTTTGCCATAGCGGTCTCCGTAGGCCTGCAATATGGCGTGCCGCTCGAAGAGTTTGTGGACAAGTTCGTTTTCACCCGCTTTGAACCCGCAGGCATGGTAGACCACCCCAATATCCGGTCTGCCACCTCCCTCATTGATTATATCTTCCGCGTGCTGGGCTACGAATACCTGGACCGCCAGGACCTGGTGCATGTGCTCCCGGAAGTGGAAGATGAGGTAGACCCAGAGCTCTCTAACGTGCGGGTGACGATGGTAAACCTTGCCACCGGCGCCATAACGCCAGGCGGTGCCCCCGCCGGCATTAACACAGCCTCCGGCCCCCAGGCTACCCCACATACCGGCACGCACGCCCACAACGCCGCCCAGCCTGCGCTGAAAACCACCACCAGTCATGGCCACACCCATACAGAAACGCATACACAAGACTATCTCCGCAGTATGCAAAGTGATGCCCCGGCCTGCAATACCTGTGGGCACATCACCGTGCGCTCCGGCACCTGTTATAAATGCCTGAACTGTGGCAATAGCATGGGATGTAGTTAA
- a CDS encoding geranylgeranylglyceryl/heptaprenylglyceryl phosphate synthase yields MQKVYNSFVEKKAKGAKAFAVLIDPDKVTPQSVGALATKCVDAKVDYLYLGGSLVVTEHLDEVIQQLKAHCDIPVVLFPGSPSQVSRYADALLYLSLISGRNPELLIGQHVVSAAAVKKSGLEVMSTGYMVVDGGAPTTVSYISNTAPIPADKDDIALCTALAGEMLGLKLIYMDAGSGARKPIPESMIQRVSSHVGIPVIVGGGIKDPEKAYLNCKAGADVIVVGNAIEKDASLIKEIANAVHTSKVGVK; encoded by the coding sequence ATGCAAAAAGTTTACAACTCGTTCGTAGAAAAGAAAGCCAAAGGGGCGAAAGCCTTTGCGGTGCTTATAGACCCGGACAAGGTAACACCGCAGAGTGTGGGTGCCCTGGCCACAAAGTGCGTGGACGCGAAAGTGGATTATTTGTACCTGGGAGGCAGCCTGGTGGTTACCGAGCACCTGGACGAGGTGATACAGCAATTGAAGGCCCACTGCGATATCCCGGTGGTATTGTTTCCCGGCAGTCCTTCCCAGGTGTCACGCTACGCGGATGCCCTTTTATATTTATCACTGATCTCCGGCCGCAACCCCGAGCTGCTCATTGGCCAGCACGTAGTGAGTGCTGCCGCGGTGAAGAAAAGCGGGTTGGAAGTAATGTCCACCGGTTACATGGTAGTTGATGGCGGGGCGCCTACTACGGTGTCCTATATCAGTAATACTGCGCCTATCCCGGCAGACAAGGATGATATTGCTTTATGTACTGCTTTGGCCGGTGAGATGCTGGGGCTGAAGCTGATCTATATGGATGCGGGCAGTGGTGCGCGGAAGCCCATTCCCGAAAGCATGATACAGCGGGTGAGCAGCCATGTGGGCATCCCCGTGATCGTGGGTGGCGGTATTAAGGACCCGGAAAAGGCGTACCTGAACTGCAAGGCTGGTGCGGATGTGATCGTGGTGGGAAATGCGATCGAGAAAGATGCGTCCCTGATCAAGGAAATTGCCAATGCAGTGCATACTTCCAAGGTAGGAGTGAAATAA
- a CDS encoding cation:proton antiporter, producing the protein MDTFALLTALVTLSAIASFVNNRVLKLPGTIGVMVVAIVLSVVISLTGKIFPGAFAFIKALTASIDFSHTLLDIMLAFLLFASALHFDYPALKQQIKPVMLLSTFGVVGSTLLFGWFLRFATIALDIELPLMYCFLFGALISPTDPVAVLSILKKSKVPASLETIIGGESLLNDGAGLLLFVILKEIADESVANPTLLEGFTIFAQEVFGGVALGAFSAFMAYKTMKKVDDFQTVVLVTLSMVMIISVAGGLLHVSIPLAAVAAGLILGNTTLGDKREQELQGYLQRVWKLIDEMLNTILFVLLGLQIVVMPFIQNYWVLGAAAIVAILFARWLSILLPAIVFKKFVHTNVRNVTILAWAGLRGGISVALALSLPPSPYRELIISGSYCILLFSVIVQGLTLNRVANALMRV; encoded by the coding sequence ATGGATACATTCGCCCTTCTTACGGCATTAGTGACGCTCAGTGCCATTGCCTCTTTTGTAAATAACCGCGTGCTTAAGCTGCCGGGCACCATCGGCGTAATGGTGGTGGCTATTGTGCTGTCTGTGGTTATTTCCCTCACTGGTAAAATATTCCCGGGCGCATTTGCCTTCATCAAAGCACTCACCGCCAGTATCGATTTTTCACATACCCTGCTGGATATTATGCTGGCCTTCCTGCTGTTTGCCAGCGCCCTGCATTTTGATTACCCTGCACTCAAACAGCAGATAAAACCGGTGATGCTGCTCAGCACCTTTGGGGTGGTGGGCTCTACCCTGCTCTTTGGCTGGTTCCTCCGTTTTGCCACCATTGCACTGGATATTGAGCTGCCCCTCATGTACTGCTTTTTGTTCGGGGCCCTCATTTCCCCTACGGACCCGGTAGCAGTGCTCTCTATCTTAAAGAAATCCAAAGTGCCGGCCAGCCTGGAAACCATCATTGGCGGGGAGTCCCTGCTCAATGACGGCGCAGGCCTTTTGCTCTTCGTGATCCTCAAGGAAATAGCCGATGAATCCGTGGCCAATCCTACCCTACTGGAGGGTTTCACCATCTTTGCACAGGAAGTGTTTGGCGGCGTGGCCCTGGGCGCATTTTCCGCCTTTATGGCCTACAAGACCATGAAAAAGGTGGATGACTTCCAGACAGTGGTGCTGGTAACGCTTTCCATGGTCATGATCATTTCTGTTGCAGGGGGCCTGCTCCATGTATCCATTCCCCTGGCGGCCGTAGCGGCGGGCCTTATCCTGGGCAATACCACCCTGGGTGATAAGCGGGAACAGGAGTTGCAGGGCTACCTGCAGCGCGTCTGGAAGCTGATAGATGAAATGCTGAACACCATCCTCTTTGTGCTGCTTGGACTGCAGATCGTGGTAATGCCTTTTATCCAGAACTACTGGGTGCTGGGCGCGGCAGCCATTGTAGCCATCCTGTTTGCCCGCTGGCTCAGCATCCTGCTGCCTGCCATCGTGTTCAAGAAATTTGTGCACACCAATGTGCGCAACGTGACCATCCTGGCCTGGGCCGGCCTGCGTGGCGGTATCTCCGTGGCGCTGGCGCTCTCCCTGCCGCCGTCACCTTACCGGGAGCTTATTATCTCCGGCAGTTATTGTATCCTCCTGTTCTCCGTGATTGTGCAGGGGCTTACACTGAACCGGGTAGCAAATGCGCTGATGCGGGTGTAA
- a CDS encoding RNA polymerase sigma factor: protein MNLHAVDQSGEQDLLSRVAAGDEAAFTQLFHHYYPLLSTHIFRITRSAEDTEEIVQDVFFKIWMSRESLTGIAAFRPYLWVIARNRALNALQKMARERSNRAAYTQSFAETESPDHLPQLYSLIDEAIRQLPPQQQQVYRLGRQERLRQAEIAERMGLTVATVKKYMQLAVLSVSAYIRDKHLVSLPLVLLLCMRR, encoded by the coding sequence GTGAATTTGCATGCAGTGGACCAGTCTGGGGAACAAGACCTGCTGTCGCGGGTAGCGGCAGGAGACGAAGCTGCCTTCACGCAATTATTCCACCACTATTATCCCCTGCTCTCCACCCATATTTTCCGCATTACCCGTTCTGCCGAGGATACAGAAGAAATTGTACAGGACGTATTTTTTAAAATATGGATGAGCCGTGAAAGCCTCACCGGCATTGCTGCCTTCCGTCCTTATCTCTGGGTGATAGCCAGGAACCGCGCCCTGAACGCCTTGCAAAAGATGGCCCGGGAGCGCAGCAACCGGGCTGCCTACACGCAATCCTTTGCAGAAACAGAAAGCCCCGACCACCTTCCGCAGCTCTATTCCCTTATTGACGAAGCCATCCGCCAGCTGCCCCCACAGCAGCAGCAGGTGTACCGCCTGGGGCGGCAGGAGCGCCTCCGCCAGGCGGAAATAGCGGAGCGCATGGGGCTCACCGTGGCCACGGTAAAAAAATACATGCAGCTGGCGGTGCTCTCTGTAAGCGCCTACATCCGGGACAAGCACCTCGTAAGCCTTCCCCTGGTGCTGCTACTGTGCATGCGCCGCTAA